A single region of the Fusobacterium sp. SYSU M8D902 genome encodes:
- a CDS encoding Na+/H+ antiporter NhaC family protein has translation GAIAGGACFGDNIGLISDTTIVSSGIQGVEVVKRIRHQGFWSALVLISGIICFGVAGIVMGLPSTVGDGAAAINKIPAEVWTKLAEERESAVTLLNQVRDGVPVYMIIPLILVLIFAFRGYQTFICLFIGIISSYILGYFAGTVTSTKAFLEDLILVGFKGAGSWVIVMMMWVSAFGGIMKLMDAFKPLSILLIKISKNVRQLMFWNGALSVFGNMALADEMAQIVTIGPIIRDLVEKNVEGAPEDMEVLRLRNATFSDAMGVFGSQLIPWHVYIGFYLGIATTVYPLEEFSPIDIIQYNFIAFIAVISMLLLTLTGFDRFIPRFALPREPKVKLRKL, from the coding sequence GGAGCTATAGCTGGAGGAGCTTGTTTTGGGGATAATATAGGACTTATTTCAGATACTACTATAGTTAGTTCTGGTATTCAAGGTGTTGAAGTTGTTAAAAGAATTAGACATCAAGGATTTTGGTCTGCATTGGTTTTAATCTCTGGTATTATCTGTTTTGGAGTTGCTGGAATAGTTATGGGATTACCTTCAACAGTTGGGGATGGAGCTGCTGCTATCAATAAAATTCCTGCTGAGGTTTGGACAAAACTTGCTGAAGAGAGAGAATCAGCTGTAACTCTATTAAATCAAGTTAGAGATGGGGTTCCAGTTTATATGATAATTCCTCTAATATTAGTTTTAATCTTTGCATTTAGAGGATATCAGACATTTATATGCTTGTTTATAGGGATAATTTCCTCATACATACTTGGATATTTTGCTGGTACAGTTACTAGTACAAAGGCTTTTCTTGAAGATTTGATACTTGTAGGATTCAAAGGGGCAGGATCTTGGGTTATAGTTATGATGATGTGGGTTTCAGCTTTTGGTGGAATAATGAAATTGATGGATGCATTTAAACCTCTATCTATATTACTTATAAAAATCTCTAAGAATGTAAGACAGCTTATGTTTTGGAATGGAGCTCTATCAGTATTTGGAAATATGGCTCTAGCTGATGAGATGGCACAAATAGTTACAATAGGACCAATCATTAGAGATTTAGTGGAGAAAAATGTAGAAGGTGCTCCAGAGGATATGGAAGTATTAAGACTTAGAAATGCCACATTCAGTGACGCTATGGGAGTTTTTGGATCTCAATTGATTCCTTGGCACGTATATATTGGATTCTATTTGGGGATAGCTACTACTGTGTATCCTCTAGAGGAGTTTTCACCAATAGATATTATCCAATACAACTTTATAGCATTCATAGCTGTAATAAGTATGTTACTTCTAACTTTAACAGGTTTTGACAGATTCATTCCTAGATTTGCACTACCTAGAGAACCAAAAGTTAAATTAAGAAAATTATAA